A part of Propionispora hippei DSM 15287 genomic DNA contains:
- a CDS encoding universal stress protein — translation MNAVQYKKILVPVDGSPNSYKAVQHAGYLAACTGATVGLLHVMISFKDLQVYAPLGTTYIPEDFMENAEEFGKHVLAEAAQMLPPEVHSTTFLELGSPAERIPGFAQTQGYDVIVMGRRGLGVLKELVMGSVSHYVLHHAKCPVMVIK, via the coding sequence ATGAACGCAGTACAATACAAAAAAATTCTGGTCCCTGTCGACGGTTCTCCCAACTCCTATAAGGCAGTCCAGCACGCCGGCTACCTGGCCGCTTGCACCGGCGCCACCGTAGGCTTGTTGCATGTTATGATTTCTTTTAAGGATTTACAGGTATATGCACCGCTGGGAACCACGTATATTCCGGAAGACTTTATGGAAAATGCCGAGGAGTTTGGCAAGCATGTCCTGGCGGAGGCGGCTCAAATGCTGCCGCCGGAAGTGCACAGCACCACCTTTCTGGAACTGGGTTCACCGGCAGAGCGGATTCCCGGCTTTGCCCAGACCCAAGGCTACGATGTCATTGTGATGGGCCGGCGTGGCCTGGGTGTACTGAAAGAGCTAGTCATGGGCAGCGTGAGCCATTATGTTTTACATCATGCCAAGTGCCCGGTTATGGTCATTAAATAA